In Populus nigra chromosome 1, ddPopNigr1.1, whole genome shotgun sequence, one genomic interval encodes:
- the LOC133674272 gene encoding uncharacterized protein At2g33490-like translates to MKSKLRGFRLRRSEPKEKIDFLPPAQLDELAQAAQDMKDMKNCYDSLLSAAAATANSAYEFSESLREMGSCLSEKTALHDDEGSGRVLLMLGKVQFELQKLLDSYRSHIFLTITNPSESLLNELRTVEDMKRQCDEKRNVYEYMVAQQKDKGRSKGGKDESITLQQLRTAREEYDEEATLCVFRLKSLKQGQSRSLLTQAARHHAAQLNFFQKGLKSLETVEPHVRLVTEHQHIDYHFSGLESDGREDGEDDGEDGGDTNERRELSFDYRENNQGNAVVSAARGSMEVDEEDLSFQVPAAENVELNPDKNHGGFQFPSRESRGGSHSAPIVPERKPDPVERIRQMQQASRKSNTYVLPTPIDAKGAISSRTSYSVPNTRQTDISGRTHNLWHSSPLEQKKNEKDSGDGHLSDFTALKARSGHKESNNPNASTQLPPPLVGGISYPQLDVHNASDYKKNKWQSFSGPITSKPWSMKPLSSSGPISSTELSQQVSGMLSRGANPQPSSSPKVSPSTSPPLVSSPKISELHELPRPPGNLAAKAAKPSVPIGHSAPLSRNPELAGTSKISTGAANLASPLPPPPLIVPRSFSIPSSSQRAMTGHVSKLLDSSQVSYKPGEVDSPPLTPMSLANMRPAPAISEPVPHSGQIRGGS, encoded by the exons ATGAAGTCCAAACTGAGAGGATTTAGACTCAGAAGAAGCGAACCGAAGGAAAAAATTGACTTCTTACCTCCTGCTCAGTTAGATGAGCTCGCTCAAGCTGCTCAG GATATGAAAGACATGAAGAATTGCTATGATAGTTTACTTTCTGCAGCTGCAGCAACAGCAAACAGTGCATATG AATTCTCAGAGTCATTGCGGGAAATGGGTTCTTGTCTGTCGGAGAAAACAGCATTACATGATGATGAAGGAAGTG GTAGGGTTTTGCTAATGTTGGGGAAAGTGCAGTTTGAACTTCAAAAACTTCTTGATAGTTAT CGGTCTCATATATTCCTGACGATTACAAATCCATCAGAATCCTTGCTCAATGAACTTCGGACAGTTGAG GATATGAAGCGACAATGTGATGAAAAAAG AAATGTCTATGAATACATGGTGGCACAACAGAAGGACAAAGGAAGGTCAAAAGGTGGGAAGGATGAAAGTATTACTTTGCAGCAATTGCGAACAGCTCGTGAAGAATATGACGAAGAAGCAACCTTGTGTGTTTTTCGGTTGAAATCTCTGAAACAGGGACAGTCTCGAAGTCTTCTAACACAGGCAGCTCGTCATCATGCTGCTCAG TTGAATTTCTTTCAGAAGGGACTTAAATCACTTGAGACAGTTGAGCCACATGTTAGACTGGTTACAGAACATCAACACATTGACTACCATTTCAGTGGGCTTGAAAGTGATGGTAGAGAAGATGGCGAGGATGATGGCGAGGATGGCGGTGATACAAATGAACGCAGGGAACTGAGTTTTGATTACAGAGAAAATAATCAGGGGAATGCTGTTGTTTCTGCAGCAAGGGGTTCTATGGAG GTGGATGAAGAGGACCTTTCATTCCAAGTTCCAGCAGCAGAAAATGTAGAG TTAAACCCAGACAAAAACCATGGTGGTTTCCAGTTCCCAAGTAGAGAATCAAGAGGAGGCAGCCATTCAGCACCAATAGTTCCAGAAAGAAAACCTGATCCAGTTGAAAGAATAAGACAAATGCAGCAAGCATCAAGGAAGTCCAACACATATGTGCTGCCCACACCTATTGATGCAAAGGGTGCAATCTCTTCAAGAACAAGTTATTCAGTTCCCAACACAAGGCAAACAGACATCAGTGGACGCACTCACAATTTGTGGCATTCTTCCCCATTGGAACAGAAGAAGAATGAGAAAGATTCTGGTGATGGTCACCTGTCAGATTTCACTGCTTTAAAAGCACGCTCAGGACATAAAGAGAGCAACAATCCTAATGCCTCCACCCAATTACCTCCACCTTTAGTTGGTGGAATCTCATATCCACAGCTTGATGTACACAATGCATccgattacaaaaaaaataaatggcaaTCCTTCTCTGGTCCAATAACCAGTAAGCCATGGTCAATGAAGCCTTTATCATCCAGTGGTCCCATTTCCTCAACTGAACTTTCACAACAAGTTTCTGGAATGCTATCTCGTGGGGCAAATCCTCAACCTTCTTCATCCCCCAAAGTATCCCCAAGTACATCACCTCCTCTTGTTTCTTCACCCAAGATAAGTGAACTTCATGAACTTCCAAGGCCACCAGGTAATTTAGCTGCCAAAGCTGCAAAACCTTCAGTGCCGATTGGACACTCTGCTCCATTGTCGAGAAATCCCGAGCTTGCTGGAACAAGCAAGATTTCTACAGGGGCAGCAAATTTGGCATCACCTCTTCCTCCCCCACCCTTGATAGTCCCACGTAGTTTCTCAATACCCTCGAGTAGTCAGAGAGCCATGACAGGGCACGTTTCTAAGCTTTTGGATTCTTCTCAAGTATCATATAAACCTGGGGAAGTCGATTCTCCTCCATTAACACCTATGTCCCTCGCAAATATGAGGCCAGCACCTGCCATTTCTGAACCAGTACCGCATTCTGGTCAAATTAGAG GTGGGAGCTGA